A region from the Actinoplanes sp. OR16 genome encodes:
- a CDS encoding LacI family DNA-binding transcriptional regulator — MARIEDVAARAGVSVGTVSNVLNRPHAVAPKTRARVEAAITELGYLPNESARALVSGRSRTVGLVVPDVTNPFFADLARGAEEVADKHDVVVMLYNSADSIERELRYLGRLETQRVQGILVTPVDRGGRAVEDLISRGTPVVLLDRGQPSRNVCSVTVDHRAGGRLAGTHLTELGHRRIAFLGGPLSAPQVADRLDGARQAATAAGAVLETIETSALTVAAGREAAGALALRDAGERPSAVFCANDLLALGVLQTVTREGLRVPEDLAIVGYDDIEFAAAAAVPLTSVRQPREQLGRVAAELLFEEIHDAGRHGHRQVAFQPELVVRRS; from the coding sequence ATGGCCAGGATCGAGGATGTCGCGGCGCGCGCGGGGGTTTCGGTCGGCACCGTCAGCAACGTGCTCAACCGCCCGCACGCCGTCGCGCCGAAGACCCGCGCCCGGGTCGAGGCCGCCATCACCGAGCTCGGTTACCTGCCCAACGAGTCAGCGCGCGCCCTGGTCTCCGGCCGCAGCCGCACGGTGGGCCTGGTCGTCCCGGACGTGACGAACCCGTTCTTCGCCGATCTGGCCCGCGGCGCCGAGGAGGTCGCCGACAAGCACGACGTCGTCGTGATGCTCTACAACAGCGCGGACTCCATCGAACGGGAACTGCGCTACCTGGGCCGGCTCGAGACCCAGCGGGTCCAGGGCATCCTGGTCACCCCGGTGGACCGGGGCGGCCGCGCCGTCGAGGACCTGATCAGCCGGGGTACGCCGGTGGTCCTGCTCGACCGCGGCCAGCCGTCCCGCAACGTCTGCTCGGTGACCGTCGACCACCGGGCCGGCGGCCGGCTCGCCGGCACGCACCTGACCGAACTCGGACATCGCCGGATCGCCTTCCTGGGCGGCCCGCTCTCCGCGCCGCAGGTCGCCGACCGCCTCGACGGCGCCCGGCAGGCGGCGACCGCGGCCGGCGCCGTCCTCGAGACGATCGAGACCTCGGCGCTGACCGTCGCCGCCGGCCGGGAGGCGGCCGGTGCGCTCGCCCTGCGCGACGCCGGCGAGCGGCCGAGCGCCGTGTTCTGCGCGAACGACCTGCTCGCGCTGGGTGTGCTGCAGACCGTGACGCGCGAAGGGCTGCGGGTTCCCGAGGATCTGGCGATCGTCGGCTACGACGACATCGAGTTCGCCGCGGCGGCCGCCGTGCCGCTCACCTCGGTCCGGCAGCCGCGCGAGCAGCTCGGCCGGGTAGCCGCCGAGCTGCTGTTCGAGGAGATCCACGACGCCGGCCGGCACGGTCACCGCCAGGTCGCCTTCCAGCCCGAACTGGTCGTGCGCAGGTCCTGA
- a CDS encoding ABC transporter substrate-binding protein: MAPHFKAKNLMAAAGAVALVLSAAACGGSGDDSSSGSSAKNFSFLAINENTTIAKTLTTLSQKECATQNTAQPLEIKNQAQASLDQQLQLLAGQGALPQLFTAANAPSLTSQLADNGSVLDAASVSEGVLPAASSTIKSLYDGKQLVLPTELNIEGIWYNKKLLADNGITTPPATWDELVAAFAKLQAAGVQPISQAGKGGDGWGVTRWVGNYILRQQGPDALKKVADGQAKLTDPQYVAAADAIAALGKAGYFGKSPTSIDYATALNTFLTGKAAFIYMGSWALSDFNDDTKNKIGVDNVGFLKFPAVTGGVGTADQMPANVGTAIAISKKGYEGDANTQAWVKCIVDNYGTVALRDSSQITGFATDAGVEVPALTKEIQTEIGNVQTSVLWFEAYFSAKATTISQGNGGLLGSGQLTGEKFMQTVTANLG; this comes from the coding sequence GTGGCACCCCACTTCAAGGCCAAGAACCTGATGGCGGCGGCCGGCGCCGTCGCCCTCGTCCTGTCGGCCGCGGCCTGCGGCGGCAGCGGCGACGACAGCAGCAGCGGCAGCAGCGCCAAGAACTTCTCGTTCCTGGCGATCAACGAGAACACCACCATCGCCAAGACCCTCACCACGTTGAGCCAGAAGGAGTGCGCCACCCAGAACACGGCGCAGCCGCTGGAGATCAAGAATCAGGCGCAGGCCAGCCTGGACCAGCAGCTTCAGCTGCTCGCCGGTCAGGGCGCGCTGCCACAGCTGTTCACCGCCGCGAACGCGCCGTCGCTGACCAGCCAGCTCGCCGACAACGGCTCGGTCCTGGACGCGGCGAGCGTGTCCGAGGGCGTTCTGCCGGCCGCGTCGTCCACGATCAAGAGTCTGTACGACGGTAAGCAGCTGGTTCTGCCGACCGAGCTGAACATCGAGGGCATCTGGTACAACAAGAAGCTGCTCGCCGACAACGGCATCACCACGCCGCCGGCGACCTGGGATGAGCTGGTCGCGGCGTTCGCGAAGCTGCAGGCCGCCGGGGTGCAGCCGATCTCGCAGGCCGGCAAGGGCGGCGACGGCTGGGGCGTGACCCGCTGGGTCGGCAACTACATCCTGCGTCAGCAGGGCCCGGACGCGCTGAAGAAGGTCGCCGACGGGCAGGCCAAGCTCACCGACCCGCAGTACGTCGCGGCCGCCGACGCGATCGCCGCGCTCGGCAAGGCCGGCTACTTCGGCAAGTCGCCCACGTCGATCGACTACGCGACCGCGCTCAACACCTTCCTGACCGGCAAGGCCGCCTTCATCTACATGGGGTCCTGGGCGCTGTCGGACTTCAACGACGACACCAAGAACAAGATCGGCGTGGACAACGTCGGCTTCCTGAAGTTCCCGGCCGTCACCGGCGGCGTGGGCACCGCCGACCAGATGCCGGCCAACGTCGGCACCGCGATCGCCATCTCGAAGAAGGGCTACGAGGGCGACGCGAACACCCAGGCGTGGGTGAAGTGCATCGTCGACAACTACGGCACGGTGGCGCTGCGTGACTCCAGCCAGATCACCGGCTTCGCGACCGACGCCGGCGTCGAGGTGCCGGCGCTGACCAAGGAGATCCAGACCGAGATCGGCAACGTGCAGACCAGCGTCCTGTGGTTCGAGGCCTATTTCTCCGCCAAGGCCACCACCATCAGCCAGGGCAACGGCGGCCTGCTCGGCAGTGGCCAGCTGACCGGCGAGAAGTTCATGCAGACGGTCACCGCCAACCTGGGCTGA
- a CDS encoding carbohydrate ABC transporter permease, with protein MHSVLGDRKSVALLLGPALLVYSLIMLVPMLWSLGYTFFTGSVISGFTWAGTANFSKLLDDPALPAALWFTVKYAVVITVGQVLVGYGLALLYVYFLRRAGSIVRTLVFFPVVLPTVAVALLFQKFFEFAPQTGPVNAAIEALGGTGVDWFSTPGTAFLVVALMDIWRSMGFYAVLLYAGLLDIPDEMMEAASMDGAGTWRQIRSIVLPLSLPVLVSSLVFSINGTLKAFDSIYALTGGGPGSATTPLTLYMYQTSFAYGDYGYGSTIALTLTVLCLMVTIFIFRGTRRDLAGVE; from the coding sequence ATGCACAGCGTGCTCGGCGACCGTAAATCGGTCGCTCTCCTCCTGGGACCGGCGCTGCTGGTCTACTCGCTGATCATGCTGGTGCCGATGCTGTGGTCTCTCGGCTACACCTTCTTCACCGGCAGCGTCATCTCCGGCTTCACCTGGGCAGGGACGGCGAACTTCAGCAAACTGCTCGACGACCCGGCGCTGCCCGCGGCGCTCTGGTTCACGGTGAAGTACGCCGTGGTGATCACCGTCGGCCAGGTGCTGGTCGGCTACGGGCTGGCGCTGCTCTATGTGTACTTCCTGCGCAGGGCCGGTTCGATCGTACGAACCCTGGTCTTCTTCCCGGTCGTGCTGCCCACCGTCGCGGTCGCCCTGCTGTTCCAGAAGTTCTTCGAGTTCGCTCCGCAGACCGGACCGGTCAACGCGGCGATCGAGGCGCTCGGTGGCACCGGCGTCGACTGGTTCTCCACGCCCGGCACCGCGTTCCTCGTCGTCGCGCTCATGGACATCTGGCGCTCGATGGGCTTCTACGCGGTGCTGCTCTACGCCGGCCTGCTCGACATCCCGGACGAGATGATGGAGGCCGCGTCGATGGACGGCGCCGGCACCTGGCGCCAGATCCGCAGCATCGTGCTGCCGCTGTCCCTGCCGGTCCTGGTGAGCTCGCTGGTGTTCAGCATCAACGGCACGCTCAAGGCGTTCGACTCGATCTACGCCCTGACCGGCGGCGGACCGGGCAGCGCCACCACGCCACTGACGCTGTACATGTACCAGACCTCGTTCGCCTACGGCGACTACGGATACGGCTCGACCATCGCGCTCACCCTCACCGTGCTGTGCCTGATGGTCACCATCTTCATCTTCCGCGGCACCCGTCGCGACCTGGCAGGTGTGGAGTAA
- a CDS encoding carbohydrate ABC transporter permease yields MRTLKKIPGYLCVALLLIVVTYPLIWLFIGSFKTQDEFLNNPTTSLPESFTNFGNYTQAWSSVAIYLQNSLLTVLPSLALIVVLGTAAGFALEVLVWRGRQTTLMLFLAGIMIPGQMILLPLFTIYFNLHLTGTLWPLIITYTATGLPLTVFMMATYFRAIPKTVFEAAAMDGASVIRSFVSIGFPMMRNSVLTIALVQFFFLWNDLLIALTFTTDDAQRTVQVGLLNFTGQFGVVEYGPTFAAICINVLLVLVIYVFLNQRVMRGLAAGAVKG; encoded by the coding sequence ATGAGGACGCTCAAGAAGATCCCCGGCTACCTCTGCGTCGCCCTGCTCCTCATCGTCGTCACGTACCCCCTGATCTGGCTCTTCATCGGGTCCTTCAAGACCCAGGACGAGTTCCTGAACAACCCGACGACCTCGTTGCCGGAGAGCTTCACGAACTTCGGCAACTACACGCAGGCCTGGTCGTCGGTGGCGATCTACCTGCAGAACTCGCTGCTCACCGTGCTGCCTTCGCTGGCGCTCATCGTCGTGCTGGGCACGGCGGCCGGGTTCGCGCTCGAGGTGCTGGTCTGGAGAGGGCGGCAGACCACGCTCATGCTCTTCCTGGCCGGCATCATGATCCCCGGCCAGATGATCCTGCTGCCGCTGTTCACGATCTATTTCAACCTGCACCTGACCGGCACGCTGTGGCCGCTGATCATCACCTACACGGCGACCGGCCTGCCGCTCACCGTCTTCATGATGGCCACCTACTTCCGGGCCATCCCGAAGACCGTCTTCGAGGCGGCGGCCATGGACGGCGCCAGTGTCATCCGGTCGTTCGTCTCGATCGGCTTCCCGATGATGCGCAACTCGGTGCTGACGATCGCGCTCGTGCAGTTCTTCTTCCTCTGGAACGACCTGCTCATCGCGCTCACCTTCACCACCGACGACGCGCAGCGCACCGTGCAGGTCGGCCTGCTCAACTTCACCGGCCAGTTCGGCGTCGTCGAGTACGGGCCTACCTTCGCCGCGATCTGCATCAACGTGCTGCTGGTCCTGGTCATCTACGTCTTCCTCAACCAGCGAGTCATGCGCGGCCTGGCGGCCGGCGCGGTGAAGGGCTGA
- a CDS encoding glycoside hydrolase family 78 protein — translation MSHLNTGATRVSAPRIEHHTRPLGIGEPAPRLSWRVETPEPGWRQRAYQIEAIGLWTSEIIESAESVLVTWPGPALASRDRADVRVRVWARGADEPTAWSEPTTVEAGLLAPGDWDAVFVGSADISEGDRRPILLRRDFPVRGEVRAARVYATACGVYELELNGARAGDDVLAPGWTSYHHRLHYQTYDVTDLLRTGENTITGWLADGWWRGEFGWNRIGERYGADTALLAQLEIEYADGTVDRIVTDESWTWSTGPILSTSIYDGEHHDARVEAGAGSPVQRKKGPEGELIAPAGPPVRRVEELPPVSVERVDAGTHLIDFGQNLSGRLRITVSGPAGTQIGMRHAEVLEGGRLCLRPIRTAQAHDVYVLAGTGEPETWEPRFTYHGFRYAEITGWPGDLDPDAVVAVVTHDDMTEIGQFECSDPLLQRLHENVRWSMRDNFVSVPTDCPQRDERLGWTGDLQVFAPTAAFLYDVAGTIGDWLADVAAETPDDGLVPLYVPHIPTSFPQFHCAVWGDVTTTVPLVLLERSGDNRPVEAGYETARRWVDGCRRLLNDHDVIDRGLQLGDWLDPAAPSDAPAQARTDPYLVATAYLAYSARLLARQAALVGKDDDAAHYADLSDRVTAGFRREFVTASGRCVSDTQTAYALAIRFGLLPADLTAHAGDRLAQLVREADFRIGTGFAGTPLVLDALTDTGHLEEAYRLLLSRECPSWLYPVTMGATTIWERWDSMLPDGSINPGNMTSFNHYALGAVADWMHRVIAGLAPAAPGYRSLLVRPRPGGGLSSASASHLTPYGRATVAWRRDGGTLAVDVTVPPGCDATVDLPGSPPVTVGSGQHRFGVSHPAPEDDPLQPLPPRERF, via the coding sequence TTGTCCCACCTGAACACCGGGGCCACCCGCGTCAGCGCGCCCCGCATCGAACACCACACCCGCCCGCTCGGCATCGGCGAACCCGCGCCCCGGCTGTCCTGGCGGGTCGAGACGCCGGAGCCCGGCTGGCGCCAGCGCGCCTACCAGATCGAAGCGATCGGCCTCTGGACCAGCGAGATCATCGAGTCCGCGGAGAGCGTGCTGGTCACCTGGCCGGGGCCGGCGCTCGCCTCCCGGGACCGCGCTGACGTGCGGGTCCGCGTCTGGGCCCGCGGCGCTGACGAGCCCACCGCGTGGAGCGAGCCGACGACTGTCGAGGCCGGTCTGCTCGCGCCGGGCGACTGGGATGCGGTCTTCGTCGGCTCCGCCGACATCAGCGAGGGAGACCGGCGGCCGATCCTGCTGCGTCGCGATTTCCCGGTACGAGGGGAAGTGCGCGCGGCGCGGGTGTACGCGACGGCATGCGGCGTCTACGAGCTCGAGCTCAACGGCGCCCGCGCCGGTGATGACGTCCTGGCGCCCGGCTGGACCAGCTATCACCATCGGCTGCACTACCAGACGTACGACGTCACCGACCTGCTCCGGACCGGGGAGAACACGATCACCGGCTGGCTGGCCGACGGCTGGTGGCGTGGCGAGTTCGGATGGAACCGGATCGGCGAGCGCTACGGCGCCGACACGGCGCTGCTCGCCCAGCTGGAGATCGAGTACGCGGACGGAACCGTCGATCGGATCGTCACCGACGAGAGCTGGACCTGGTCGACCGGGCCGATCCTGAGCACCTCCATCTACGACGGCGAACACCACGACGCCCGGGTCGAAGCGGGCGCCGGGTCACCCGTACAGAGGAAGAAGGGTCCTGAGGGTGAGCTGATCGCCCCGGCCGGACCACCGGTGCGCCGCGTCGAGGAGCTGCCGCCGGTCTCCGTCGAGCGCGTCGACGCCGGCACACACCTGATCGATTTCGGACAGAACCTTTCCGGGCGGCTGCGCATCACGGTCTCCGGCCCGGCCGGCACGCAGATCGGCATGCGGCACGCCGAGGTCCTCGAAGGCGGCCGTCTCTGCCTGCGGCCGATCCGCACGGCGCAGGCCCACGACGTCTATGTGCTGGCCGGAACCGGTGAACCGGAGACCTGGGAACCGCGGTTCACCTATCACGGGTTCCGGTATGCCGAGATCACCGGCTGGCCGGGCGACCTCGACCCGGACGCCGTGGTCGCCGTCGTGACTCACGACGACATGACCGAGATCGGACAGTTCGAGTGCTCGGACCCGCTGCTGCAGCGGCTGCACGAGAACGTGCGGTGGAGCATGCGCGACAACTTCGTCTCGGTGCCGACCGACTGCCCCCAGCGCGACGAGCGACTCGGCTGGACCGGCGACCTGCAGGTGTTCGCGCCGACCGCGGCGTTCCTCTACGACGTCGCCGGCACGATCGGCGACTGGCTCGCGGACGTCGCCGCCGAGACGCCCGACGACGGGCTCGTGCCGCTCTACGTGCCGCACATCCCGACGTCGTTCCCGCAGTTCCACTGCGCGGTGTGGGGCGACGTCACCACCACCGTGCCGCTCGTGCTGCTGGAACGCTCCGGCGACAACCGGCCGGTCGAGGCCGGGTACGAGACCGCGCGGCGCTGGGTCGACGGCTGCCGCCGGCTGCTGAACGACCACGACGTGATCGACCGGGGCCTGCAGTTGGGGGACTGGCTCGACCCGGCCGCGCCGTCCGACGCCCCGGCACAGGCGCGCACCGACCCCTACCTGGTCGCGACGGCCTATCTGGCGTACTCGGCGCGGCTGCTCGCCCGGCAGGCGGCGCTCGTGGGCAAGGACGACGACGCAGCGCATTACGCGGATCTGTCGGACCGGGTGACGGCGGGCTTCCGGCGTGAGTTCGTCACCGCGTCGGGGCGATGCGTCTCCGATACGCAGACGGCGTACGCGCTGGCGATCCGATTCGGCCTCCTGCCCGCCGACCTGACCGCCCACGCCGGTGACCGGCTCGCCCAGCTGGTGCGGGAGGCGGACTTCCGGATCGGGACCGGATTCGCCGGGACCCCTCTGGTGCTCGACGCGCTGACCGACACCGGCCACCTCGAAGAGGCGTACCGGCTGCTGCTCTCGCGCGAGTGCCCGTCCTGGCTCTACCCGGTGACCATGGGCGCCACCACCATCTGGGAACGCTGGGACAGCATGCTCCCGGACGGCTCGATCAACCCCGGCAACATGACGTCGTTCAACCACTACGCCCTCGGCGCGGTGGCCGACTGGATGCACCGGGTGATCGCCGGTCTCGCGCCGGCCGCCCCCGGTTACCGGTCGCTGCTGGTCCGCCCCCGCCCCGGCGGCGGCCTGTCCTCGGCCTCGGCGTCGCACCTGACTCCGTACGGCCGGGCCACCGTCGCCTGGCGGCGCGACGGCGGCACGCTCGCCGTGGACGTGACGGTTCCGCCCGGCTGCGACGCCACGGTCGACCTTCCCGGCTCGCCGCCGGTGACCGTCGGATCCGGGCAGCACCGTTTCGGGGTGTCCCACCCGGCGCCGGAGGACGACCCGCTGCAGCCGTTGCCACCACGGGAACGGTTCTAA
- a CDS encoding LacI family DNA-binding transcriptional regulator has product MARATIRDVARVAGVSDGTVSNTLNRPHLVNAETRERVQRAMATVGYVPNGAARALRVGRSRTIGLVVLDFGNPFFAEVAAGAEQAATAAGADVALFNTGIGMQERENRLLHRLAERRLDGLIITPNDVDDPLLAVIEERGTPVVVLAREVPTRRRSAVRSDDVLGGELAARHLLDNGHRHLAYAGWRHDERYIGAVNAAGAAGARLTWIGTASDGFADGLAAGERLTALAPEDRPSAVFCANDLIATGLVQTVTHRGLRIPEDLAVVGFDDTDLASAACAVELTSVHQPAAEIGRAAVRLVLDEMNDPGGQAQDIVFAPELVVRESTTVTNRPSA; this is encoded by the coding sequence GTGGCCCGTGCGACGATCCGGGACGTGGCACGCGTGGCCGGGGTCTCCGACGGGACGGTCAGCAACACGCTGAACCGCCCCCACCTGGTCAACGCGGAGACCCGTGAGCGCGTGCAGCGGGCCATGGCGACCGTCGGCTACGTGCCGAACGGGGCGGCCCGGGCGTTGCGGGTCGGCCGCAGCCGCACGATCGGGCTGGTCGTCCTCGACTTCGGCAACCCGTTCTTCGCGGAGGTGGCGGCCGGCGCCGAGCAGGCCGCCACCGCAGCGGGCGCCGACGTGGCGTTGTTCAACACCGGCATCGGGATGCAGGAACGGGAGAACCGGCTGCTGCACCGCCTCGCCGAACGCCGGCTCGACGGTCTGATCATCACACCGAACGACGTCGACGATCCGCTGCTCGCCGTCATCGAGGAACGTGGCACCCCGGTCGTCGTCCTCGCCCGCGAAGTGCCGACGCGCCGCCGCAGCGCGGTCCGCAGCGACGACGTCCTCGGCGGTGAGCTCGCGGCCCGGCATCTGCTCGACAACGGGCATCGGCATCTGGCGTACGCCGGCTGGCGCCACGACGAGCGCTACATCGGTGCGGTGAACGCGGCCGGCGCGGCCGGTGCCCGGCTCACCTGGATCGGCACGGCGAGCGACGGCTTCGCCGACGGTCTCGCCGCGGGGGAGCGGCTCACCGCGCTGGCGCCCGAGGACCGGCCCAGCGCCGTGTTCTGCGCGAACGACCTGATCGCCACCGGTCTCGTGCAGACCGTCACGCACCGCGGACTGCGCATCCCCGAGGATCTCGCGGTGGTCGGTTTCGACGACACCGACCTGGCCAGCGCGGCCTGCGCCGTCGAACTCACCAGCGTGCACCAGCCCGCCGCCGAGATCGGCCGAGCCGCCGTCCGCCTCGTCCTCGACGAGATGAACGACCCCGGCGGGCAGGCACAGGACATCGTGTTCGCGCCGGAGCTCGTGGTGCGCGAGTCCACCACCGTCACGAATCGGCCCTCCGCCTGA
- a CDS encoding transcriptional regulator, which produces MPTDELPETFHVTTTEQLRAVSNLTRHRIMAVLRFEPATITQIAERVGLAKGSSSYHVRLLERAGLVKVVRTRKVRGVTERYYAMAARSIELPDPGDGGPDVLMRHAVADLEASPADGARHVRMAHLRLSDEQFAELGARLQALADEYRDLSDPSLPDASLVFALFHPGMRKQATGGAE; this is translated from the coding sequence ATGCCTACGGACGAGCTCCCCGAGACCTTTCACGTCACCACGACCGAGCAGCTACGCGCCGTCTCCAACCTCACGCGTCACCGGATCATGGCCGTGCTGCGCTTCGAGCCGGCAACGATCACCCAGATCGCCGAGCGGGTGGGGCTGGCGAAGGGCAGTTCCAGCTATCACGTGCGGCTGCTGGAGCGGGCCGGCCTGGTGAAGGTGGTGCGGACGCGGAAGGTGCGGGGCGTCACCGAGCGGTACTACGCGATGGCCGCGCGGTCGATCGAGCTGCCGGATCCGGGCGATGGCGGGCCGGATGTGTTGATGCGGCACGCGGTGGCGGACCTGGAGGCGTCGCCGGCGGACGGCGCGCGGCACGTACGGATGGCACATCTGCGGCTCAGCGACGAACAGTTCGCGGAACTGGGGGCGCGGCTGCAGGCGCTGGCCGACGAGTACCGGGATCTGTCCGATCCGTCGCTGCCGGACGCGTCACTGGTCTTCGCGCTGTTCCATCCGGGGATGCGCAAGCAGGCCACCGGGGGTGCCGAATGA
- a CDS encoding MFS transporter — translation MMPAGFGRLWSAQTISSLGDGVTHAALPLIALSLTRDPMALAVVTAAGTLPWLLFGVLGGALVDRWDRRRTMWITDAARAVLLAIPVAAAMLDVLSIPLLAAVAFLLGLGGLFFDTAATAYLPELLGRDSALLERANARLRAAQTATSGFAGPPVGSALLALGRAVPLLADAVSFAVSALLVRSLPATPRPVPRARDSLLRQARAGASYVFRDRLLLGLALRPAIGNIAFTAVGTVLALFAHDRLGINTYGFGLLLTAEATGGLLGAAIASFLGRRLGTGAALTCTAAVEGLAILGLAAAPNPYVAGLALAVCGAAMGATMVLVPSLRQAIVPAHLMGRVASTSRMLAMCAAPLGAFAGGWLASAYDVRTPLYAAAGLLLTMTAVTATMTGNRRVEDALREAATADRENLVLQD, via the coding sequence ATGATGCCGGCCGGGTTCGGCCGGCTGTGGTCGGCGCAGACGATCTCCTCGCTCGGTGACGGGGTGACCCATGCCGCGCTGCCACTGATCGCGCTGTCGCTGACACGCGATCCGATGGCGCTCGCCGTCGTCACCGCCGCCGGAACGCTGCCATGGCTGCTGTTCGGGGTGCTCGGCGGTGCGCTGGTCGACCGCTGGGACCGCCGGCGCACCATGTGGATCACGGACGCCGCGCGTGCGGTGCTGCTCGCGATACCCGTGGCCGCGGCCATGCTCGACGTCCTGAGCATTCCGCTGCTCGCGGCCGTCGCCTTCCTGCTCGGCCTCGGCGGACTCTTCTTCGACACGGCCGCCACGGCGTACCTTCCGGAGCTGCTGGGCCGCGACTCCGCGCTCCTGGAACGCGCCAACGCCCGCCTCCGCGCAGCCCAGACCGCTACGTCCGGCTTCGCGGGGCCGCCGGTGGGCAGTGCGCTGCTGGCGCTCGGGCGCGCGGTTCCGCTGCTCGCCGACGCGGTGTCGTTCGCGGTCTCCGCGCTGCTCGTCCGGTCGCTTCCCGCCACGCCCCGGCCGGTGCCGCGGGCCCGCGATTCGCTGCTGCGGCAGGCGCGGGCCGGCGCCTCGTACGTCTTCCGGGACCGGCTGCTGCTCGGGCTCGCGCTGCGCCCGGCGATCGGGAACATCGCGTTCACCGCCGTCGGGACCGTCCTCGCCCTCTTCGCGCACGACCGCCTCGGCATCAACACCTACGGCTTCGGCCTGCTGCTCACGGCGGAGGCCACCGGCGGCCTGCTCGGTGCGGCCATCGCCTCCTTCCTCGGCCGGCGACTCGGCACCGGCGCCGCGCTGACCTGCACCGCCGCGGTCGAAGGGCTGGCCATCCTGGGCCTCGCCGCCGCCCCGAACCCGTACGTCGCCGGCCTCGCCCTCGCCGTCTGCGGAGCGGCGATGGGCGCCACGATGGTGCTCGTACCCTCCCTGCGGCAGGCGATCGTCCCCGCCCACCTGATGGGCCGGGTCGCCTCCACCTCCCGCATGCTCGCCATGTGCGCCGCCCCGCTCGGCGCCTTCGCCGGCGGCTGGCTGGCCTCCGCGTACGACGTGCGCACCCCGCTCTACGCCGCGGCCGGCCTCCTGCTCACGATGACCGCCGTCACGGCGACCATGACCGGCAACCGCCGGGTCGAGGACGCGCTGCGCGAAGCGGCCACGGCCGATCGAGAAAATCTGGTCCTGCAAGACTAG
- a CDS encoding DUF5996 family protein, translating to MEQPWPRLRVADWAGTRDTLHMWTQIVGKIRMAYAPPVNHWWHVTLYPTARGLTTSAVPYQEGAFDLEFDFVDHRLRARTSGGGSREVILEPKSVAAFYGETLEALAALGVEPRIHAVPNEVEPAIPFAEDQEHASYDGQAARMFWQQLLRTERVLGRFRSEFVGKASPVHFFWGAMDLAYTRFSGRAAPPHPGGAPNCPPWVMREGYSHELASFGFWPGGGEEGAFYAYAYPEPPGYAERTAAYYDTTLRECVLPYEAVAGAPDPDAVLMAFLRTTYEAAADLANWDRDAELHQAPAP from the coding sequence GTGGAACAGCCGTGGCCTCGGCTTCGTGTGGCTGACTGGGCCGGCACTCGCGACACGCTGCACATGTGGACGCAGATCGTCGGGAAGATCCGGATGGCCTATGCGCCGCCGGTCAATCACTGGTGGCACGTGACGCTCTATCCGACCGCGCGCGGTCTCACCACGTCAGCCGTGCCGTACCAGGAAGGCGCTTTCGACCTCGAATTCGATTTCGTCGATCATCGGCTGCGGGCGCGGACCAGTGGCGGCGGCTCCCGGGAGGTGATCCTGGAGCCCAAGTCGGTGGCGGCCTTCTACGGTGAGACCCTCGAGGCGCTGGCCGCGCTGGGCGTCGAACCGCGGATCCACGCGGTTCCCAACGAGGTCGAGCCCGCGATTCCCTTCGCTGAGGATCAAGAGCATGCGTCGTACGACGGCCAAGCCGCTCGCATGTTCTGGCAGCAGCTTCTGCGGACCGAGCGGGTCCTGGGGCGCTTCCGCTCGGAGTTCGTCGGCAAGGCCAGCCCGGTGCACTTCTTCTGGGGCGCGATGGATCTCGCCTACACCCGTTTCTCCGGTCGTGCCGCCCCTCCGCACCCGGGTGGCGCGCCCAACTGCCCGCCGTGGGTCATGCGTGAGGGCTATTCGCACGAGCTGGCGAGCTTCGGTTTCTGGCCCGGTGGTGGTGAGGAGGGCGCCTTCTACGCCTACGCCTATCCGGAGCCTCCGGGTTATGCCGAGCGCACGGCGGCCTACTACGACACGACGCTGCGCGAATGCGTGCTGCCGTACGAGGCGGTCGCCGGAGCGCCCGACCCGGACGCGGTGCTCATGGCGTTCCTCCGCACGACCTACGAGGCCGCCGCCGACCTGGCGAACTGGGACCGGGACGCCGAGCTCCACCAGGCGCCGGCTCCGTAG
- a CDS encoding nitroreductase/quinone reductase family protein has translation MWRRLWRAAGAWPGFTPLARRTVTLDRWLGKVTRGRVVALGMAPSLILTTTGRRSGLPRSNPLQYVSDGGTFVVIASNWGGDTDPAWSWNLRADPAATVTIDGREVPVVARETEGEERQRLWDAFVRQWPGYEAYRTRASHRKLRIFRLTPR, from the coding sequence GTGTGGAGACGACTGTGGCGAGCCGCCGGCGCGTGGCCGGGTTTCACCCCGCTGGCCCGCCGGACCGTGACACTCGACAGGTGGCTGGGAAAGGTCACCCGGGGCCGGGTCGTCGCACTGGGCATGGCGCCCTCCCTGATCCTCACCACGACCGGGCGACGCAGCGGCCTGCCGCGCAGCAACCCGTTGCAGTACGTCAGCGACGGCGGGACCTTCGTCGTGATCGCCTCGAACTGGGGCGGCGACACCGATCCGGCGTGGTCCTGGAATCTGCGGGCCGATCCGGCGGCGACCGTGACGATCGACGGCCGTGAGGTTCCGGTCGTCGCCCGGGAGACCGAGGGCGAGGAGCGGCAGCGGCTCTGGGACGCGTTCGTGCGGCAGTGGCCGGGCTACGAGGCGTACCGCACCCGTGCGTCACACCGGAAGCTGCGCATCTTCCGGCTGACGCCCCGGTAG